The following coding sequences lie in one Metallumcola ferriviriculae genomic window:
- a CDS encoding DUF2284 domain-containing protein, whose translation MDIRQKARQLGASKALIITKEQLVIEEAVRNACVENQCGHYDSNFMCPPHVGEISHFEEVLDEYSQGLLVQVKRDIKSLEDKEAILSLAGQLHQLVLAIEKEAKQQDYSRAKALSAGHCKLCEPCPINTGADTCIKPDLARPAMEAVGINVVESCRRAGAPLEFLQHEVTWVGLILLK comes from the coding sequence GTGGATATCCGGCAAAAAGCCCGTCAACTAGGGGCGTCTAAAGCTCTAATTATTACCAAAGAGCAGTTAGTGATAGAAGAGGCGGTAAGAAATGCTTGTGTTGAAAACCAATGCGGTCATTACGACAGTAACTTTATGTGCCCTCCCCATGTGGGAGAAATATCGCACTTTGAAGAAGTTCTTGATGAATACAGCCAAGGTCTATTAGTGCAGGTAAAACGTGATATTAAATCTCTCGAGGACAAAGAGGCAATTTTATCATTGGCTGGACAATTACATCAGTTGGTGCTAGCTATAGAAAAAGAAGCAAAGCAGCAGGACTATTCCCGCGCAAAGGCCTTAAGCGCAGGTCATTGTAAACTTTGCGAACCATGTCCGATTAATACGGGCGCCGACACGTGCATTAAACCCGACCTGGCTCGCCCTGCCATGGAAGCAGTGGGAATCAATGTAGTGGAAAGCTGCCGTCGCGCCGGGGCACCGCTTGAATTTTTGCAACATGAGGTTACCTGGGTTGGGCTGATCTTACTAAAATAA